The Neurospora crassa OR74A linkage group I, whole genome shotgun sequence genome segment TTTCTGAAGGGTGCCTCCATATGCCCGAGCACGAGAGGCCCGACGCCCCCGACAACCAGTACCTCGCCTCCTGGCGGTCCTTCATCTACCTGATCAAATACCCGCCTGACGTGGCCTTCTGGGCCTTTACCATGGCGGGcaacctctttctttttgccTTTTTCAGCGTCATCCCCCCGCGTCTTGCTACCATCATCTTTGAACCCCTCTTGGTGTTTGGCACATCAGCcttgtttttctttgtcGGCCATTTGACGCTGCAGTTTGCGCTGGCTAAACCCGTGAGGCACTGGTTTGGACATGTGCTTGCGCACCCGGATCCTTGGAACCCGGACCAACCGGCCGTGGGGGTAGATAACTTGTGGATATTCTTTGGATTTTGGCTTTTGGTGTTGGCTATACTGTATCCGCTTTGCAAGTGGTATGGCGCGTttaagaggaggagagggtcgGACTCGATTTTCAGGTTCTTTTAGGTTGGTGAAGGGGTCGAAGGGTTCAATGTTGGGTGAATACATCTGGAGGTGGGTCTAGATCTGGTAGAAAATGTTGCACTACAGGTTTTCCTGTTTCCAGGGTCCGTCTCGTGCACGCCGCTTTAGTGAAGCTGGCTTTGTGCTCATTGGTTCCTTTTTGCTCTTTCTCGTGTCGGTTCTAACCAATTCAAATCATGCGATCTCGGGTCCGGACGTTTTCCAGGGCCGTTACGACTCGGTTACTTCTTTCGAACACCTACCTAGCATCGCGTACTAGGACGACAAGATGCTCACGATCGCCCCGAAGTAAATTTCCTCGAGGATCAGCGCCGTGTTGATGGCCTATGTAGGCTGGAGAtcaacctagaggtagactGGAGGTATCAAATATGTCATGTTTCGAATATCGATCTTCAACTCGGCAATTCACGACAGGAAAACCCATGAACCTCTGCAATAGGAGAGGCTATATTGCGGAGCTTGATGACTTGTTAGCAAGGGCCTGGCGTCAGCATTTAACAGGACTTATTTCGGTACCAATGAGAGATGGGCTTCAAAACTCTCGCTATCACTTCATCGACACTCGACCTGTTTGAACTTGGAAGTATGAGGTATGGAGGGGGCGTCTAATCACGCAGCAGTCGGGTAGAAAaccgggaaaaaaaaaaaaaaaaaaaaaaaaaaaaaaaaaaaaaaaaaaaaaaaaaaaaaaaaaaaaaaaaaagaaaaaaaggcttCAGCTCTTGCAAGCCAACTTTAGAGGGCCGTACCAAGCCAGATGTTGTTGctcctagaggtagtttccCAATTCTAGGTTGTAAGCACTGCATTACACGACGCAAGCCTTACGACACAAGATGAGTCCAAGTTCGATAGCTAGGTAACTACGAGGTACGTAcaataggtagaggtaagaatAATCCCTTGTGGATGTTCAGTTCCGGAAGGAGTATACCTAGCAACACCACTCGTTGCTGGCGCTTGTACTATCCTCGGGAGGTCATTGGACGCACGTTGagaagctacctctacctattttTGGTATCATGTTGTGTAGTAAGAAAACATATGGAAAGAAAGGTAAAATTTTACGTGTAAACATGGTAGTGGCAGCTGCTCTCTCACCGATGAGCTATGGGATGCTCCTGCACTGCACGCTCAAACTTGAGGTCTCCGCTACTTAGAGGTATAGATTTTGGAAACCGGTGGTATAAACACTCCCGCAGTTTCTGGGTCACGACTTGTagcggaaaaaaaaattgaaaagaTATTACGAACTACCTCTTCAACTACTAGGTACCAACAGTTCCGGCTCTTCTTCTCAGCATTTGGAGCCTTCCTTAATGTGTAATAAGCGAGTGAAAATCGAGTCCGGAGCCCCGGAGCCGCTTGGCGCTCCCTGGAGGTACCTACTTCCTCCCGTAATGCTCCACTTGAAGCCGGTGCTCCATTGACCTTCCCTAACAGGCCCGGTCTCGAGCGTTGTAACGAACGTTTATCTTCACGACAAATATTAAagcttacctaggtatcttACAGGTAGATAGTGTAAAAGATAGGCCCCGGCCGACGGCCCACGTAGGCATTTAGGGTTGTAGACACCTGCCATGTGCATGTATCCAAGGTTTTGGGGTTCTAGATTGGTGATATGACATGTTATAGTCGGATGGACGGGCCGTCGCGCCGGTGCTGTAAGGAGACTGGACGACGACTGGACGCTCTTGCGGCTTTTTGCGGGTTATAGGGGAGGAGTGGGTAAGAGGCGACGTTGATGAAATGGAGTGTTTCTAATAAagagctacctaggtacaaaGCTCTATGCTATTAGGTATTGCTAGGCGATTTTATCCAAAGTATAGAAGGCGAGATACAGTGAAGAGCATTCTAGAAGCATGTTGTTGATAGAGTCTTACCTCCCATTAGAAAGGCTACCTAGACAAAAACAGGCGCCCGTAAAGAATAAAGAACTGGAACATATACCTCTAAGCGTAGAGGTACACGTGATGCCAAAAAGCGGAACGATACCCAAAGTCGGATGTAGCACCCTACACGCACCGAATTGCTACCCTTTTCCCCAGTCCCCACCTACCCCGTGAGCGCTGACTGGGGTAAAACTGAAGCTACTTGCCTTGCCTGCTTAGATACATGTAGGTATTCTCAAAACCATCAAGTGTACCCCGTCCATTCTTTACCGGTAATGGCACGCTACCGTTACACTTTTCTCCACGACGTTAGAATGTCTAGACCCGCAGGCAGGGCTCTGCCGTTAGACCGGACCCGAGTTTGAAGTGTTATATGTCATTTTTACTTCGACGTTTTGGTGGTTTGTTGACGTCTGGGTTTGATTCGTTATTGCGGTTTTGGCATGATTCTGGAGTGATAACAACAATGAAGTTCGCGTAGGATGTAGGAAAGATGTTGAAATAGCGGACTGGTAATAATGGATGGGTCAGGTTGAATGGAAGCCCAAAGCTACCTAGGCACCTAGAGGAACCCAACTACCTGTACGTTCGGTCATTCACAACATGTCAAACACGAgagtaagaagaaagacgtaatcgtaaatataataaagacaTTACATTTCATTAATACATtatgcttgcttgcttgctaaATCCACCCGCAGCCATCACAACATGACGCtcattataatatattgtacATGCCTCACCGTCCTCCTATATCATATAGGGACGGGCGCACTTGAGGCTTTTTGAAAGACCTGCAAGGAAACTCGCTGTGGTGGTCGGACGCTTCCTTGTCGCCTGTCTAAGCAACGATAGCTTCGGACACATGGCCGTCGGCCTGGACGACGACCTTTTCGACTTTTAGGGAGGCCTTGACGGGGTTGGGCTGGTCGTAGACCCATTCGAGCTGCTCGAGGGTACGGCCTTGGGATTCGACACTGTAGTGGAACGAGTTAGCGATCTGTGTGCTGTTTACGCGATGTCGACAGAGAAGAAGACCCAAAACATACCCAAAGAAGTACCAAGCGACGGTCTCGATAAGATCCCAGCCGACAAAGACAAAGATGTACTTGTAGCCAATGTTGTGGAGAGCGATGGGGCCAGCGAACTGGTTGATGAAGCCCATGGCGTTGACAATGAAGCCGGAAAGGGCAAGACCCTTGCCACGGATGGTGGTCTCGAGAGCCTCGGTGGGAATAACACCCTGGAGGGGAGTGTaggtgaaggagaagatgacgttgaagaggaagtaagCGGCCAGGGCACCCTTGGCGTAGTTGCTGTCGACGTGGAGGTAGGCGTTGTCCTTGGCATCCTGCTCGTTCATACCCTGGTTCAGGTTGATTTGCGTGCCTCTTTGAGTCTGCTTGTCGAGAGTAGCCGAAAGACCCGAGTTGGTGGCAAGAGCAGCGGCGCACATGAAGGTACCGATAATGAGCACCGCGCGGCGGGGCATACGATCAGTCATGGAGACGGCGGTCAAGGCACCGATAGCGGAGATGACGGAGTTGAGGATGTTGTAGGCGAGCTGTTGGGAGGTGCTGGTGACACCAATGTTCTTGAAGATGACGGTATTGAAGTAACCGAGACCGTTGCCGGAGAACTGGCCAAAGATGGAGATCATGAGCACCTGGGCCATGCGCCAGCGGCCGCTGTGGGTCATGAAGAGCGGGCGGTAATCCCACCAGACCTTGTCGACACCGTCGGTCCTGATACCGTCCCTCATCTCCTCAGTCTCGAGCAACACCAGCTTGGAATTGGGATCGCCGTTGCCGTGATACTTGACAAGAAAGGCAACAGCCTCAGCGTCGCGGCCGTTGGCAAATAGGAAGCGAGGGGATtctgggaggaagaagacggaggacATGACGATAAGGCACGTGAAAGCCTGAAGGATCAAGGGGATACGCCATGACCAGTTGCTCTTAATGAAGTAGCAGCCATAGGTGATGCAGGCGGCAGGAATCGAACCTCCGAACCAACCGCAGTTGTAGAAGCCAGTGCAGCGGCCGCGCCAGTGAGGAGGGGCGATTTCGATGGAGTAGGCCGGGGCAGCAACGGTCATGATGGCGATACCGAGGCCAAGAACGAAGCGGCCAACGACAAACTGAGCGAGCTTGGAGGAGCTAGCAACAATAATGGAGCCGACAATGATAAAGATACCACCGATGAACATGCCCTTCTTACGGCCAAAACGATCAGAGAGGATAGCAGCGAAGGGAGCTCCAACCATGGCACCACTGGAAGACTCGAGGTGTTAGAAAAGCCCCAAACCAAAAAGGAGTGATTTGCTAAATCCCTAATCACTTACACGGTATAGAGAGAAAAGATGACAGAGACTTTAGGACCAGTGTCACCAGTGTGGAATTGGTTCTGGAACTTGTCCATAGCGATGATTCCGGTCATGAGTGAACCATCGTAACCGTTGGCGCATGCACAACAAAAGGCGACGAAGATGGCGAAATAGAGGTGGATGGACTCCTTGCTCCAGGGCTTGATATTGGACTCCTTGATGGCCGCAAATAGGGCGGCGTTGCGGACCTCCTTCTCTTGGGCACCGGGCTTTGTGGCTGTCTGGCCATGGCCCTTGGGCACTATCTTGATGGCGTCGTGGGTGGGCGCAATGTCATGAGTAGCAAGATGCTTCTCGGTGCTGGCCCCGTCATGGGAGCCGTGAGACGACATGTTGGATGTCTTTGAGGATGTCGGTGATGGTATGGGTGTTGATCTGGACGTGCTAGGCCCTCTTCCTGTGTCGTCTGGCAGTCGATGAGGGAGTTGAGGACAGGTCAACAGTGGACGACCATGGCAATTCTTACTCGGCACGATGGAGAGAAGACGGGACTGGCTGAGGAGCAAGAGGGGAAGGGTGTTGCCACGGCGGCGGTATCATCCTTTATCATGTTTTTGAGGATGGAGTGAGATGGTCGGACTCGGGTTGGCGCGAAGGTTGCCCCCTCATCTCCAGGTTCCCCAGAAGGTCACCCCAGATCACCCCGGGTCACCCCCAGACGGCTGGGTACGGAAGCGCGCCTCGCTGCCACGTGAGCCATGGAGCCATGGTAAGACCATGACAGCACATAAGATTGTGGAGGGATCCGAAATCTAGAACCCGTTCCTGTCTCTATGATACTACCTCGCTGAAGTTAGCACTCAGGTGTCCCGCGAGAACACCAGACTTGACGAGATGGCCATGCTCCTTGCACAGTACGACCATGCACCGTTGCGGTCAGCAACAAGCGGCAACGAGATGCCTCTCGAGGAGGTATGGCCAAGACTTGGGTTGTGTGTAGCTGGCCCCTTTTTTCACTGTGTAGCTGATGCTTGGCCCCGTTGGCGGCCGTTGGAGCTGTCCCCGTCCTGGGTCGGACTCGTTCCCTCCGAGGTCTCCACAGCGGATGCGAGGAGCAAGGCGCGCCATTGAGCATTGCTACCTCTATAGATCAGAAATCCTCCGAATGTTCCTTAATTTGGATGTTATTTCACGGAGATGGTTTCGACAGATCGTCACTGCGGAGGTAAGGTAAGTATACATCTTGCCCATCCCATCTGCCTTCCCAAGGTTGGATGGAAGATCAACGTCGGCGGTGGGAAATGCGCATGATCCGTCGGCGTAGAAGGTTCGATAGAGTGGATTCGGACCCCATGCTCGAATGGACTTGTTGGCCGGGATGGCGGGACGATGGGCAGTCTGTTCTACCGAGGAACGACGGTGAAAGGAGTTCGTTCATGGGAGACTTTCCGAGTTCGTTGCTCGTGTGTTGCCGTGTCGCGTCGAGTTGTCCGGACGTCGGCCCTCAATTCCATCGAGCTAGCGGGCGGGTGGCACCATTTAGCGCtacttttgttttttttggggggggggggggggggggggggggagggggggactGCCTCGCTAACAATTTTCACCACTAACACCCGACCGCTAACAATGAACCACATCCCCGGACCTCCAGAGAAGTCGTctcccaacatcaacaccatccgTCAATCCATATGTGCCTCCAATTCCTTCTGCAATCGAACTGAGTTGCTGGTCCTTGTCTGGAGAATTTGCAAGCAGGATACTACAAACAATGTGCAGGGAATGCGCTGTCGCATTCAGTAACCATAGCACGAAGTACCGAAGAGTTGGTAAACTCAGCAGCCATCATAATCGACTTCGTCTATGCCATGCTCATCGTGTGGAATCATGACCTGAACTTATCACCTCGGTTGACTCCAGTCAAGACCAAGTGAAGTCCATATACCagccaagtggaagcggcCGCGCTTTCATCACCAATCCGCCTCATCCAGTGCAGAACCTTTGCTATTTTGGCCTTCAGTATGAATTTTAGGGGTCGGTTCTcccacatcatcaccatcgctTGCTTGCTTACTTACGGCGCTGCCACGTAACTGGGCTGGAGCTGCAGGAAGTCGTCGAGGTAAGGTCTCTCTCGCTTCCATCGATGTTACCTAAATTATTGCCATGCCTAGGTAACATCCATTTACACGCTATTGCTTCCCTCCGTCAGCCGCAATTCCATCTCCACGCACTCATGTTAGACGTCGTTGGCCTGGTACCTAGTACTGTacttacctagaggtacgcCATGTGAAGAATAGAGAAATGGCACCCAGACAGATACGAAGGATATAACGAAGGAGGCCTGGATAAGGTTAGGTTCAAACCTGTTGCGGTATCAGGTATCGCCTATCTAGCGTCCCAGGCCTAGACCCAGACCCAGGTCCTAGGACGATGAAGGAAATGGGACTCAAAGAGACCGGGGAAATTGAGGGGTAACATTGCAGTAAGCAGCCAGTCGAGCGGCTCCAATCGTCCAGTCCCGTCTGGTCTGGTCCCAACGAAAAAAATAATCCCTCGACGGCATACATGTATTCTCCGAGGGACCGGAGCACTGAACCTAATGGAGCCCCCGACTAATCTGCCCCTGTTTTAACCTTCGCTGCAGGATTTCTTGTTTCCACCGTGACTTTGGATTTCGACAGGCGCCGCGGCTTCTGGACCTTTAAtgtgtatttttttttcttcttcttctgcacgGTAGTGGCTTCCAATGAGTGGAAGTCCATGCCACCACGGCTGTCTAGTTGCTGATGCGCTGGAACCGAGTTCCGCCTGCTCCGGCCATGCTCTTCGCTGCTGGGATCGAGAGAGGAATTCATATGCGACTCGGGACGGTtgaacatacctctacctattcAGTTGTTGCTCTCAGTTCTCATGTGTTGTTTCTTCTCGACATTGCACAACACGAAGAGTCATGTGCACCGGACACCTGGAGATGGCCTCCGAGACGTAACCCATCTCTAAAGGAGGTTCCAAGCTGCGGTGAGTTCCTTCCAGAACTCCCAGCCATATGTCGGTCCATCGCACCCGAAGCCTCGGGATCCTTGGGTCATGTCGGTCGACTGCGGTGAGTCAGGCGCGGAGGTTCCAATTTGTAGCGGACCTGCCTTTATCTTCAGGGCATCGGAGCCACTACTGCAAGACAAAGAAGGTACGGACGAGACACTCGATGGTTCTAGGCCTTGAAGTTGAAAAACAGAGTACACCCCTGGAGGGCTGGCTGCtggctacctctaggatGCATCGCATTCCGAATCCTGTGCATTTCTGGAATCCAGCCGTGTACTTTTCCTTGAGTTAGCCATAACATTAATTCATTCACCAAGTTGTAAGTAATCAACATGTACCTATGAACAGAACAACGCACAAATCATGTCTGGATGTACTCGCGAATTCAAtgacctacctatgtactaGCCCACTAACTTTTGAGCGTCCGAACGTTTACATTCTGTCCACATGTAATTCCCACTGGCCCAGAATTTAATTCCAGACAACTCAAAGACACTTGTCTTCTACTCTtcgttctttccttcccaTACGCAAGTATGGCTAGAAGTAGGTCAACTACTCCTCAATGTAAAAGTAGCCATCAACAAACCAACTCCCACATCCAGAGCTTCTAGCTCCTCCCCCCTTCACATATCAAAATCCCTGTAGTGCTTATAGTACACATTACCTTGCTCCTTCCCCTGCTCTTCCTCTTGCTCCTCTGCGCTTTAGTTGTGGTTCTCGATTTCTCCAGCGATGGTCGACTCTGCGAGCCCCTTGGAGTTATTGCCACCACCCTCAGCCTTTTCATCTTCATAGAACCCCTCAAACTTCAAGAAGGTAATCCTGCTTTCACCTCCACTCCATAGCGCAATCTCCAAATGGTTTTCTTTGTCCGCTCTGGGCTTGATCTTGGCAATCAGTGCCTTCCGCTTCTTGAACTCTACCCATCCCAAGCAGCGATCGTCTTGATCGCTGCCCATAGATAGAAGAGTCAATCGCTCCCCACTAACAACCGCTACCGTAACTGCATCAGCACTAGTACCCCCCTTCCGAGTGGGATGGGTAGATGACAGGGCAATGTCGATAGAGTCGACGGGATACCCGTCTACACATCGCCAGACCGGTACCCAACAACCTTCGTCTGACTGGACGAACGATGAAGTAGAAAGAGACCAGATATCACCATCCTTTGACCCCAGAATAAGGCGGTGTCCATCGGGTGCAATAGCTACAACGCGAGCGGGGACGGGGTGCGCCACTGTACGGGTGACTTGCCCGTTTGATAGCAGGGTAAACCTTGTATAGTTTCTATGGGAAACGACCGTTGCAAGGCCGTCATTGGTATAGCAGGCGTTGAGAATTGGTTCTTCTCGGGAGTCTGTCTTGGGTTGGTATGGGAGGGGATCGGCAGGATTCGGGACAATAGAGAGATTGAGAGTTGTGAAGGTGCTTGGAGAGGCGGCAAGAAGCGTAGAGCCGGTAGGATGAAAGTTGAGGATTGTTTGCGGCTGCCGTAATTGCACAAACAGGGAACTAAACATTGGAGGGGTGATGAGTGGCTCAGAAACGGGGTAGGATAGGAATGGCCCGGTGTATTTTCTCTTCGAAATGTCAAATATCTTGATGGCATTGGAGTGTGCGTCATACACCGCCAATGTCTTCCCGCAAGACGAAAGAGCAGAAGCGCGATATTCAGCATGCCGGTCGTTCTCGTAGATCCAGCTGCTAATGAATCCGGCGGAACTTGAACGAATGGTAATGGTATAGGAGTCTATAACAACCAATGTGTTCCCATCGGGGGTGTAATGCATTGTTGGCGGTAGAATCTTGTCGTGGTAGAGTGTCGCTAGTGGAACTGACTTCAGTTCTTTGGCTTGCCAGCAGTTGGCTGGTTCGACCCACTGTACAACGGCATCTCGCCTTGGATCGAGGGGAAGCGTTGGTCGCATGAAGGGATCTTGGTGCATGAATGTCGCAATGAATCTTTTGCAAAGTTCTGAGACCATCGCCTGATCCAACTTCCTGGTTGGAAATGAAACTGTTCCGGCCTGGTAGTCGAACATCATCTGGAGATCTAGGCCAAAGGTTGGACTGCCGGTTAACATCTGAGCGGCGACCTCTCCTGCTGCCCAAACGTCAAATGCTTGTATTCCATTGAAACCTCCAAAGGTTGCAGGGTCTCTCGGTGTATAACCCCCTAGAATCTCTGgggagagaaaggagagaTTTGCAAAGGCAACAGTATTGATGAAAGTTCCGGGACTGCCATGACTGTTAGCAGACGTTGGGTAATGAAGCCTGCATCCCCCAATTTTAACGCGCCATTCTCTGTGGTGTTGATCGTGGTTGTGTTCGGGAAGACGGTCGATAAACACGTGCTAGAGCGAAGACCGAAATGTTATTCTAGTGACCGCACCTGCACTGCATCTACTCGAGGACGATTTCTTGGAATTCACTTACACACAGTTGCAGATCGCCATGGGCGAGGCCTTCCTGATGTAACAGCCCTAGGCCATTGCAGATTTGACGCATGATTGTTcttgcttcctcttcccgTATGGATCCATGGGTCGCGACGAAGGACTGAAGATCTCCTAGGGGGCAATCCTCCGTCATGAGATGGAGGTCGGGAATACCATTGTTCTCTTGGTGGTTATCGGTTTGGAAGACTTGCAGGTACCGAAGAAAGTGGTATGCAAACTTCAAAGCAAGCCGAAATAAAGGTGGTTAGTAACTTAATGACCGGAACATGGAAAACTGTGAAAACAAACTTGGTCGGGGTTTATTGACCCACCTTGGGCTTTGTAATAGCAACAATGTGCTCTTTTGCGAAAACAAGAGCCTCTAGGCTTCTCGGTTTAAATTGTCTGACAATCCGAAGAGCTCCACGAGGAACTTCGTGCGCTACTAGGCATTTTTCCTGATAATTGAATTCAAAGGGGAGGGCACTTTGCAAGAGACTTGGCTCCCATAGCTCAATCTCACCAGATTGACATTCGTAGCACCTGCATTGAACATCGCGTAGAGAACCCAGTCGTGGATAGTCTCCAGAGTGGTGAGTGGGATGCAGAGGCGTTTGAGATCCAGAAACTGGCTCTAACATTGTGAGGCTTAGTACGAGTGCGCTAGGGTGTATGGATGAAGGTCGATACCTTGATGGAATCCCTCACGTTTTATAGACTGAGCGAGATGTCCTCCTACGTCAATGCTTGAACCTCTCAACTTCATCTACAGAGCCAACATATGGTTGTGCGTCACGGCTCTCGTACTAAGCACATTCAAAAGGTTGGTGGTGAGTAATCGCCTCATTGATAAGATTGCAGAAGACAAAAAGTCACGGTGAGATGTCCAGCTGCTACGATAGTGAAGAAGCTCCTCGGTCTTCGTGCGCCAGACGCCCTCTGAAACCCCAGTGTTCGTCATTGAGAATGGTCGGAAACAACAAACGGCTAAGGTTTAATGATCAGAGGACGGAGCACAGCCCTTTCAATCCTCTTGCGTTTGGCGTTTGTTCTGGGGTAGGTTGTCCGGGATTTCAATTTGATGCGGCGCATTGGGGGATGGTTGAGGTTTGCTGGGTTGGTGTTGACAGCCGGTTTCGGCGTGGAAATCGGACAAGACCGCAGCACTTCATGTGCCCAGGCTTTACCATTGCAACCTCAAAGCAGGGATTACAATGGAAGCGCAGCGCCGTACCTGGGCCGATCCTTAACAATTTTCGTAGCGGGGCGGCGGCTTGAACGTCATTTTTGGTAGCTCTTGCATTATTTGAGATTCACTTGGAAATTCACATGAGGCAATCGCAACGCTCTCACTCCTGCCCCCCTCAAATATAGTAGCTTGAGCGCAATACCAGAACCAGCACCCAACCGCCGCAAACACGTCAAAACTCTGCAGAAATGGCTACACCGATTCCAGTTCAGATCCTGGATGGAGGGATGGGAACCACTCTGGAAGACATGCACGACATCACCTTCTCGTTTGAAACTCCGCTTTGGTCATCACATCTCCTTGTTTccggcgaggaggacaagcTGTCGGATTGCCACGAGGCATTCAAGCAGGCAGGAGCCAACATCATCTCCACCGCGACGTACCAAATATCCATCAATGGATTTGCTGCCACCAAGGCGCCGAGAAGCGGAACCGTCGacgaggagagggagggcatcgagaaggaagagattCCTCGCTTCCTGAGCCGTGCGGTTGTCCTTGCCGCAAATGCAGCGGGGACGGAGGGCAAGGTTGCCTTGTCGCTGGGTCCTTATGGCGCCACCATGATTCCATCGACCGAATACAGCGGCAGGTACGATCCTGAACACCAACATGTGCAGGCCCTGGGAAAATGGCACAAGGAACGTCTGGATCTGTTCAAGGACGTCGATCCCAACCAAGTCAACTACATTGCCTTTGAAACGGTTCCCAGGCTTGACGAGATCGTTGCCATCAGAAATCTGCTCTCGGCCGACAACATCCCAACATCCCTCCGTGGACGCCCCGTATGGATTTCCTCTCCTTACCCAAACGATGATGGAAAGCTTCCCGACGGCAGCACGGTAGAGGAGGTCGTCAAAGCCGTTCTCACGCATAGGGAAGGCCTGGAGACTCCATGGGGTATTGGCATCAACTGCACAAAGGTGGAAAAGCTCGACTCCTTGGTCAAACGATACGAAGATGCGATCCAGACCTGCATCAAGAACGGAGAGCAGATGGCCTGGCCAAGCTTGGTCCTCTATCCAGACGGGACAAAAGGGGAGGTCTACAACACGGCCACCAAGACTTGGGAGTTGTCTCCAGGACACAAAGAGACAGAGGTACGCTGTGATCTACCATTG includes the following:
- the cdt-1 gene encoding MFS lactose permease, whose translation is MSSHGSHDGASTEKHLATHDIAPTHDAIKIVPKGHGQTATKPGAQEKEVRNAALFAAIKESNIKPWSKESIHLYFAIFVAFCCACANGYDGSLMTGIIAMDKFQNQFHTGDTGPKVSVIFSLYTVGAMVGAPFAAILSDRFGRKKGMFIGGIFIIVGSIIVASSSKLAQFVVGRFVLGLGIAIMTVAAPAYSIEIAPPHWRGRCTGFYNCGWFGGSIPAACITYGCYFIKSNWSWRIPLILQAFTCLIVMSSVFFLPESPRFLFANGRDAEAVAFLVKYHGNGDPNSKLVLLETEEMRDGIRTDGVDKVWWDYRPLFMTHSGRWRMAQVLMISIFGQFSGNGLGYFNTVIFKNIGVTSTSQQLAYNILNSVISAIGALTAVSMTDRMPRRAVLIIGTFMCAAALATNSGLSATLDKQTQRGTQINLNQGMNEQDAKDNAYLHVDSNYAKGALAAYFLFNVIFSFTYTPLQGVIPTEALETTIRGKGLALSGFIVNAMGFINQFAGPIALHNIGYKYIFVFVGWDLIETVAWYFFGVESQGRTLEQLEWVYDQPNPVKASLKVEKVVVQADGHVSEAIVA
- a CDS encoding homocysteine S-methyltransferase; this translates as MATPIPVQILDGGMGTTLEDMHDITFSFETPLWSSHLLVSGEEDKLSDCHEAFKQAGANIISTATYQISINGFAATKAPRSGTVDEEREGIEKEEIPRFLSRAVVLAANAAGTEGKVALSLGPYGATMIPSTEYSGRYDPEHQHVQALGKWHKERLDLFKDVDPNQVNYIAFETVPRLDEIVAIRNLLSADNIPTSLRGRPVWISSPYPNDDGKLPDGSTVEEVVKAVLTHREGLETPWGIGINCTKVEKLDSLVKRYEDAIQTCIKNGEQMAWPSLVLYPDGTKGEVYNTATKTWELSPGHKETEAPWETVLASVVEAARQRGNWKSIVVGGCCKASPEHIRRLRRTLQDYGHMSTSPAA